In Calonectris borealis chromosome 8, bCalBor7.hap1.2, whole genome shotgun sequence, a single genomic region encodes these proteins:
- the GADD45A gene encoding growth arrest and DNA damage-inducible protein GADD45 alpha, with protein MTLEELPGDHRSAGRMEQAGDALEEVLSKALSQRSLTLGVYEAAKLLNVDPDNVVLCLLAADEEEAEDAALQIHFTLIQAFCCENDINILRVSNPARLAQLLLPAAGPEPPADLHCVLVTNPHASQWKDPALSQLMCFCRESRYMDQWVPVINLPER; from the exons ATGACTCtggaggagctgcctggggacCACCGCAGCGCCGGGAG GATGGAGCAGGCGGGGGACGCGCTGGAGGAGGTGCTGAGCAAGGCGCTGAGCCAGCGGAGCCTCACCCTCGGTGTCTATGAGGCCGCCAAGTTGCTCAACGT GGACCCGGACAACGTGGTGCTGTGCCTGCTGGCGGCCGacgaggaggaggcggaggacgCGGCGTTGCAGATTCACTTCACCTTGATCCAGGCCTTCTGCTGCGAAAACGACATCAACATCCTGCGCGTCAGCAACCCGGCGCGGCtggcccagctcctgctgcccgccgccggccccgagcCGCCCGCCGACCTCCACTGCGTCCTCGTCACG aacCCCCATGCCTCCCAGTGGAAGGATCCAGCGCTGAGTCAGCTGATGTGCTTCTGCCGGGAGAGTCGCTACATGGATCAGTGGGTGCCAGTGATTAACCTCCCCGAGCGGTGA